In a single window of the Orcinus orca chromosome 9, mOrcOrc1.1, whole genome shotgun sequence genome:
- the CBLL1 gene encoding E3 ubiquitin-protein ligase Hakai isoform X2, which produces MQAAATTDPWDQELELDNELQGTNSSGSLGGLDVRRRIPIKLISKQGNKAKASPRTPRTINRMPAKAPAGDEGFDYNEEERYDCKGGELFGNQRRFPGHLFWDFQINILGEKDDTPVHFCDKCGLPIKIYGRMIPCKHVFCYDCAILHEKKGDKMCPGCSDPVQRIEQCTRGSLFMCSIVQGCKRTYLSQRDLQAHINHRHMRAGKPVTRASLENVHPPIAPPPAEIPDRFIMPPDKHHMSHIPPKQHIMMPPPPLQHVPHEHYNQPHEDIRAPPAELSMAPPPPRSVSQETFRISTRKHSNLITVPIQDDSNSGAREPPPPAPAPAHHHPEYQGQPVVSHPHHIMPPQQHYAPPPPPPPPISHPMPHPPQAAGTPHLVYSQAPPPPMTSAPPPITPPPGHIMAQMPPYMNHPPPGPPPPQHGGPPVTAPPPHHYNPNSLPQFTEDQGTLSPPFTQPGGMSPGIWPAPRGPPPPPRMQGPPSQTPLPGPHHPDQTRYRPYYQ; this is translated from the exons ATGCAAGCGGCAGCAACCACCGACCCGTGGGACCAAGAACTGGAACTAG ACAATGAGCTACAAGGCACTAATAGTTCTGGATCATTGGGTGGTCTTGATGTTCGAAGACGAATTCCTATAAAGCTCATCTCCAAACAAGGGAACAAAGCCAAAGCTTCACCTCGAACTCCAAGGACTATAAACAGGATGCCTGCAAAGGCTCCAGCTGGTGATGAAG GATTTGATTATAATGAAGAAGAACGGTATGACTGTAAAGGGGGCGAACTGTTTGGAAATCAGCGAAGATTTCCTGGACACCTTTTTTGGGACTTTCAg ATAAACATCTTAGGtgaaaaggatgatacaccagtTCATTTCTGTGACAAATGTGGATTGCCTATTAAAATCTATGGGCGAATG ATTCCATGCAAGCATGTTTTTTGCTATGACTGTGCTATTTTACACGAAAAAAAGGGAGATAAGATGTGTCCAGG CTGTAGTGATCCTGTGCAGCGAATTGAGCAGTGTACACGAGGTTCTCTCTTCATGTGTAGCATTGTTCAAGGGTGCAAGAGAACCTACTTGTCCCAGAGAGACTTACAGGCTCATATCAACCACCGCCATATGAGAGCTGGAAAACCTGTTACCCGTGCTTCACTTGAAAATGTTCATCCTCCTATTGCCCCACCACCAGCTGAAATCCCTGATCGTTTTATAATGCCGCCAGACAAGCACCATATGAGCCATATTCCGCCAAAGCAGCACATCATGATGCCACCACCTCCTTTGCAGCATGTGCCCCACGAGCACTATAATCAGCCACATGAGGATATTCGTGCTCCTCCAGCAGAATTGTCCATGGCTCCACCTCCACCTCGCTCGGTCAGTCAGGAAACCTTTCGTATTTCAACAAGAAAACACAGCAATTTAATAACTGTCCCTATTCAGGATGACTCAAATTCAGGTGCTAGAGAACCACCACCTCCTGCCCCAGCACCTGCTCACCATCATCCTGAATATCAGGGTCAACCAGTGGTCTCGCACCCTCATCATATTATGCCTCCACAGCAACATTACGcaccacccccacctcctccaccaccaatAAGCCATCCAATGCCACATCCTCCCCAGGCCGCAGGTACTCCTCACCTGGTGTATAGCCAAGCTCCACCTCCACCAATGACCTCTGCTCCACCACCAATCACCCCTCCCCCTGGACATATTATGGCCCAGATGCCACCTTATATGAATCATCCTCCTCCAGGACCTCCCCCCCCTCAACATGGTGGTCCACCTGTAACTGCACCCCCTCCTCACCATTATAATCCTAACTCTTTACCCCAGTTCACTGAAGATCAAGGAACTCTGAGCCCTCCATTTACACAGCCAGGGGGAATGAGTCCTGGTATATGGCCTGCACCGAGAGGGCCGCCTCCTCCTCCACGAATGCAGGGTCCGCCTTCTCAAACCCCACTTCCTGGACCACATCATCCAGATCAGACAAGATATAGACCGTATTACCAATGA
- the CBLL1 gene encoding E3 ubiquitin-protein ligase Hakai isoform X1, translating to MQAAATTDPWDQELELDNELQGTNSSGSLGGLDVRRRIPIKLISKQGNKAKASPRTPRTINRMPAKAPAGDEEGFDYNEEERYDCKGGELFGNQRRFPGHLFWDFQINILGEKDDTPVHFCDKCGLPIKIYGRMIPCKHVFCYDCAILHEKKGDKMCPGCSDPVQRIEQCTRGSLFMCSIVQGCKRTYLSQRDLQAHINHRHMRAGKPVTRASLENVHPPIAPPPAEIPDRFIMPPDKHHMSHIPPKQHIMMPPPPLQHVPHEHYNQPHEDIRAPPAELSMAPPPPRSVSQETFRISTRKHSNLITVPIQDDSNSGAREPPPPAPAPAHHHPEYQGQPVVSHPHHIMPPQQHYAPPPPPPPPISHPMPHPPQAAGTPHLVYSQAPPPPMTSAPPPITPPPGHIMAQMPPYMNHPPPGPPPPQHGGPPVTAPPPHHYNPNSLPQFTEDQGTLSPPFTQPGGMSPGIWPAPRGPPPPPRMQGPPSQTPLPGPHHPDQTRYRPYYQ from the exons ATGCAAGCGGCAGCAACCACCGACCCGTGGGACCAAGAACTGGAACTAG ACAATGAGCTACAAGGCACTAATAGTTCTGGATCATTGGGTGGTCTTGATGTTCGAAGACGAATTCCTATAAAGCTCATCTCCAAACAAGGGAACAAAGCCAAAGCTTCACCTCGAACTCCAAGGACTATAAACAGGATGCCTGCAAAGGCTCCAGCTGGTGATGAAG AAGGATTTGATTATAATGAAGAAGAACGGTATGACTGTAAAGGGGGCGAACTGTTTGGAAATCAGCGAAGATTTCCTGGACACCTTTTTTGGGACTTTCAg ATAAACATCTTAGGtgaaaaggatgatacaccagtTCATTTCTGTGACAAATGTGGATTGCCTATTAAAATCTATGGGCGAATG ATTCCATGCAAGCATGTTTTTTGCTATGACTGTGCTATTTTACACGAAAAAAAGGGAGATAAGATGTGTCCAGG CTGTAGTGATCCTGTGCAGCGAATTGAGCAGTGTACACGAGGTTCTCTCTTCATGTGTAGCATTGTTCAAGGGTGCAAGAGAACCTACTTGTCCCAGAGAGACTTACAGGCTCATATCAACCACCGCCATATGAGAGCTGGAAAACCTGTTACCCGTGCTTCACTTGAAAATGTTCATCCTCCTATTGCCCCACCACCAGCTGAAATCCCTGATCGTTTTATAATGCCGCCAGACAAGCACCATATGAGCCATATTCCGCCAAAGCAGCACATCATGATGCCACCACCTCCTTTGCAGCATGTGCCCCACGAGCACTATAATCAGCCACATGAGGATATTCGTGCTCCTCCAGCAGAATTGTCCATGGCTCCACCTCCACCTCGCTCGGTCAGTCAGGAAACCTTTCGTATTTCAACAAGAAAACACAGCAATTTAATAACTGTCCCTATTCAGGATGACTCAAATTCAGGTGCTAGAGAACCACCACCTCCTGCCCCAGCACCTGCTCACCATCATCCTGAATATCAGGGTCAACCAGTGGTCTCGCACCCTCATCATATTATGCCTCCACAGCAACATTACGcaccacccccacctcctccaccaccaatAAGCCATCCAATGCCACATCCTCCCCAGGCCGCAGGTACTCCTCACCTGGTGTATAGCCAAGCTCCACCTCCACCAATGACCTCTGCTCCACCACCAATCACCCCTCCCCCTGGACATATTATGGCCCAGATGCCACCTTATATGAATCATCCTCCTCCAGGACCTCCCCCCCCTCAACATGGTGGTCCACCTGTAACTGCACCCCCTCCTCACCATTATAATCCTAACTCTTTACCCCAGTTCACTGAAGATCAAGGAACTCTGAGCCCTCCATTTACACAGCCAGGGGGAATGAGTCCTGGTATATGGCCTGCACCGAGAGGGCCGCCTCCTCCTCCACGAATGCAGGGTCCGCCTTCTCAAACCCCACTTCCTGGACCACATCATCCAGATCAGACAAGATATAGACCGTATTACCAATGA
- the CBLL1 gene encoding E3 ubiquitin-protein ligase Hakai isoform X4 produces the protein MDHTDNELQGTNSSGSLGGLDVRRRIPIKLISKQGNKAKASPRTPRTINRMPAKAPAGDEGFDYNEEERYDCKGGELFGNQRRFPGHLFWDFQINILGEKDDTPVHFCDKCGLPIKIYGRMIPCKHVFCYDCAILHEKKGDKMCPGCSDPVQRIEQCTRGSLFMCSIVQGCKRTYLSQRDLQAHINHRHMRAGKPVTRASLENVHPPIAPPPAEIPDRFIMPPDKHHMSHIPPKQHIMMPPPPLQHVPHEHYNQPHEDIRAPPAELSMAPPPPRSVSQETFRISTRKHSNLITVPIQDDSNSGAREPPPPAPAPAHHHPEYQGQPVVSHPHHIMPPQQHYAPPPPPPPPISHPMPHPPQAAGTPHLVYSQAPPPPMTSAPPPITPPPGHIMAQMPPYMNHPPPGPPPPQHGGPPVTAPPPHHYNPNSLPQFTEDQGTLSPPFTQPGGMSPGIWPAPRGPPPPPRMQGPPSQTPLPGPHHPDQTRYRPYYQ, from the exons ATGGATCACACTG ACAATGAGCTACAAGGCACTAATAGTTCTGGATCATTGGGTGGTCTTGATGTTCGAAGACGAATTCCTATAAAGCTCATCTCCAAACAAGGGAACAAAGCCAAAGCTTCACCTCGAACTCCAAGGACTATAAACAGGATGCCTGCAAAGGCTCCAGCTGGTGATGAAG GATTTGATTATAATGAAGAAGAACGGTATGACTGTAAAGGGGGCGAACTGTTTGGAAATCAGCGAAGATTTCCTGGACACCTTTTTTGGGACTTTCAg ATAAACATCTTAGGtgaaaaggatgatacaccagtTCATTTCTGTGACAAATGTGGATTGCCTATTAAAATCTATGGGCGAATG ATTCCATGCAAGCATGTTTTTTGCTATGACTGTGCTATTTTACACGAAAAAAAGGGAGATAAGATGTGTCCAGG CTGTAGTGATCCTGTGCAGCGAATTGAGCAGTGTACACGAGGTTCTCTCTTCATGTGTAGCATTGTTCAAGGGTGCAAGAGAACCTACTTGTCCCAGAGAGACTTACAGGCTCATATCAACCACCGCCATATGAGAGCTGGAAAACCTGTTACCCGTGCTTCACTTGAAAATGTTCATCCTCCTATTGCCCCACCACCAGCTGAAATCCCTGATCGTTTTATAATGCCGCCAGACAAGCACCATATGAGCCATATTCCGCCAAAGCAGCACATCATGATGCCACCACCTCCTTTGCAGCATGTGCCCCACGAGCACTATAATCAGCCACATGAGGATATTCGTGCTCCTCCAGCAGAATTGTCCATGGCTCCACCTCCACCTCGCTCGGTCAGTCAGGAAACCTTTCGTATTTCAACAAGAAAACACAGCAATTTAATAACTGTCCCTATTCAGGATGACTCAAATTCAGGTGCTAGAGAACCACCACCTCCTGCCCCAGCACCTGCTCACCATCATCCTGAATATCAGGGTCAACCAGTGGTCTCGCACCCTCATCATATTATGCCTCCACAGCAACATTACGcaccacccccacctcctccaccaccaatAAGCCATCCAATGCCACATCCTCCCCAGGCCGCAGGTACTCCTCACCTGGTGTATAGCCAAGCTCCACCTCCACCAATGACCTCTGCTCCACCACCAATCACCCCTCCCCCTGGACATATTATGGCCCAGATGCCACCTTATATGAATCATCCTCCTCCAGGACCTCCCCCCCCTCAACATGGTGGTCCACCTGTAACTGCACCCCCTCCTCACCATTATAATCCTAACTCTTTACCCCAGTTCACTGAAGATCAAGGAACTCTGAGCCCTCCATTTACACAGCCAGGGGGAATGAGTCCTGGTATATGGCCTGCACCGAGAGGGCCGCCTCCTCCTCCACGAATGCAGGGTCCGCCTTCTCAAACCCCACTTCCTGGACCACATCATCCAGATCAGACAAGATATAGACCGTATTACCAATGA
- the CBLL1 gene encoding E3 ubiquitin-protein ligase Hakai isoform X3, with protein MDHTDNELQGTNSSGSLGGLDVRRRIPIKLISKQGNKAKASPRTPRTINRMPAKAPAGDEEGFDYNEEERYDCKGGELFGNQRRFPGHLFWDFQINILGEKDDTPVHFCDKCGLPIKIYGRMIPCKHVFCYDCAILHEKKGDKMCPGCSDPVQRIEQCTRGSLFMCSIVQGCKRTYLSQRDLQAHINHRHMRAGKPVTRASLENVHPPIAPPPAEIPDRFIMPPDKHHMSHIPPKQHIMMPPPPLQHVPHEHYNQPHEDIRAPPAELSMAPPPPRSVSQETFRISTRKHSNLITVPIQDDSNSGAREPPPPAPAPAHHHPEYQGQPVVSHPHHIMPPQQHYAPPPPPPPPISHPMPHPPQAAGTPHLVYSQAPPPPMTSAPPPITPPPGHIMAQMPPYMNHPPPGPPPPQHGGPPVTAPPPHHYNPNSLPQFTEDQGTLSPPFTQPGGMSPGIWPAPRGPPPPPRMQGPPSQTPLPGPHHPDQTRYRPYYQ; from the exons ATGGATCACACTG ACAATGAGCTACAAGGCACTAATAGTTCTGGATCATTGGGTGGTCTTGATGTTCGAAGACGAATTCCTATAAAGCTCATCTCCAAACAAGGGAACAAAGCCAAAGCTTCACCTCGAACTCCAAGGACTATAAACAGGATGCCTGCAAAGGCTCCAGCTGGTGATGAAG AAGGATTTGATTATAATGAAGAAGAACGGTATGACTGTAAAGGGGGCGAACTGTTTGGAAATCAGCGAAGATTTCCTGGACACCTTTTTTGGGACTTTCAg ATAAACATCTTAGGtgaaaaggatgatacaccagtTCATTTCTGTGACAAATGTGGATTGCCTATTAAAATCTATGGGCGAATG ATTCCATGCAAGCATGTTTTTTGCTATGACTGTGCTATTTTACACGAAAAAAAGGGAGATAAGATGTGTCCAGG CTGTAGTGATCCTGTGCAGCGAATTGAGCAGTGTACACGAGGTTCTCTCTTCATGTGTAGCATTGTTCAAGGGTGCAAGAGAACCTACTTGTCCCAGAGAGACTTACAGGCTCATATCAACCACCGCCATATGAGAGCTGGAAAACCTGTTACCCGTGCTTCACTTGAAAATGTTCATCCTCCTATTGCCCCACCACCAGCTGAAATCCCTGATCGTTTTATAATGCCGCCAGACAAGCACCATATGAGCCATATTCCGCCAAAGCAGCACATCATGATGCCACCACCTCCTTTGCAGCATGTGCCCCACGAGCACTATAATCAGCCACATGAGGATATTCGTGCTCCTCCAGCAGAATTGTCCATGGCTCCACCTCCACCTCGCTCGGTCAGTCAGGAAACCTTTCGTATTTCAACAAGAAAACACAGCAATTTAATAACTGTCCCTATTCAGGATGACTCAAATTCAGGTGCTAGAGAACCACCACCTCCTGCCCCAGCACCTGCTCACCATCATCCTGAATATCAGGGTCAACCAGTGGTCTCGCACCCTCATCATATTATGCCTCCACAGCAACATTACGcaccacccccacctcctccaccaccaatAAGCCATCCAATGCCACATCCTCCCCAGGCCGCAGGTACTCCTCACCTGGTGTATAGCCAAGCTCCACCTCCACCAATGACCTCTGCTCCACCACCAATCACCCCTCCCCCTGGACATATTATGGCCCAGATGCCACCTTATATGAATCATCCTCCTCCAGGACCTCCCCCCCCTCAACATGGTGGTCCACCTGTAACTGCACCCCCTCCTCACCATTATAATCCTAACTCTTTACCCCAGTTCACTGAAGATCAAGGAACTCTGAGCCCTCCATTTACACAGCCAGGGGGAATGAGTCCTGGTATATGGCCTGCACCGAGAGGGCCGCCTCCTCCTCCACGAATGCAGGGTCCGCCTTCTCAAACCCCACTTCCTGGACCACATCATCCAGATCAGACAAGATATAGACCGTATTACCAATGA